One window of the Burkholderia ubonensis subsp. mesacidophila genome contains the following:
- a CDS encoding cytochrome b, with amino-acid sequence MSDTPCQTVRHDRLTRLFHWSMVLLVAAQFAIGWTMPDVHGITPPLGLVLLHVNLGVLLLLVAVPRLLWSGARRAIAPVEQPAALAFVANVTHKLLYASLIVVPVLGWLNANGRTWHVGLGNAIPLPAIAAPHSLGASIGELHSAWATALAILVGLHACAALAHRFVMKDGVLARML; translated from the coding sequence ATGTCCGATACCCCGTGCCAGACCGTCCGTCACGACCGGCTCACGCGCCTGTTCCACTGGAGCATGGTGCTGCTGGTCGCCGCTCAGTTCGCCATCGGCTGGACCATGCCGGATGTCCACGGCATCACGCCGCCGCTCGGGCTCGTGCTGCTGCACGTGAATCTGGGCGTGTTGCTCCTGCTGGTCGCGGTGCCGCGCCTGCTGTGGTCCGGCGCGCGCAGGGCCATTGCGCCGGTCGAGCAGCCTGCGGCCTTGGCGTTCGTGGCGAACGTCACGCACAAGCTGCTTTACGCGTCGCTGATCGTGGTGCCGGTGCTCGGCTGGCTGAACGCGAACGGCCGCACCTGGCATGTCGGGCTCGGCAACGCGATTCCGTTGCCGGCGATCGCCGCGCCGCATTCGCTCGGCGCGTCGATCGGCGAGCTGCACAGCGCATGGGCAACCGCGCTCGCCATCCTGGTCGGCCTGCATGCGTGCGCGGCGCTTGCACACCGCTTCGTCATGAAGGACGGCGTGCTCGCACGGATGCTCTGA